A stretch of Nymphalis io chromosome 29, ilAglIoxx1.1, whole genome shotgun sequence DNA encodes these proteins:
- the LOC126779681 gene encoding 60S ribosomal protein L32 gives MAIRPVYRPQIVKKRTKRFIRHQSDRYDKLKRNWRKPRGIDNRVRRRFKGQYLMPSIGYGSNKKTRHMLPNGFRKVLVHNVRELEILMMQNRKYCAEIAHGVSSKNRKTIVERAQQLSIRVTNAAARLRSQENE, from the exons ATGGCTATCAGACCTGTGTACAGGCCCCAAATCGTCAAAAAGAGGACGAAAAGATTTATCAGACATCAATCTGATAGATATGACAAACTTAAACGCAACTGGCGTAAACCGAGAG GTATTGACAACAGGGTGCGTAGGCGTTTCAAGGGTCAATACTTGATGCCAAGCATTGGTTATGGTTCAAACAAAAAAACCCGTCACATGCTCCCCAATGGCTTCCGCAAG GTCCTCGTTCACAATGTCCGCGAGCTGGAAATCCTCATGATGCAGAATAGGAAATACTGCGCAGAAATTGCTCACGGAGTGTCTTCTAAGAACCGAAAGACTATTGTGGAACGCGCCCAACAGCTCAGTATCAGAGTAACCAACGCCGCCGCGCGTCTCCGCAGCCAGGAGAAcgaataa
- the LOC126779556 gene encoding single-stranded DNA-binding protein 3 isoform X4, translating into MYAKGKGSTVPSDAQAREKLALYVYEYLLHVGAQKAAQTFLSEIRWEKNITLGEPPGFLHSWWCVFWDLYCAAPERRDTCEHSSEAKAFHDYGFVNSGYGVNGIGHNAGPAPPNDGMGGGGMPPGFFPNSSLRPSPPAPHPGSQPSPHGPQPQLMGTGQPFIGPWYSGGPRSAVRMGMGNDFNGPPGQGMMGNSLERGGGGGGGGAGMLGGPRMTPPRPGMGPMSPGAYAAGMRGPPPQAPGGDNMYTLMKPVGAGALGAEFPLAVEHGPPSQHLSQPSAAEGLGGVDGMKSSPGGVGGGGPGTPREDSGSGMGDYNLSFGGPGGDQNDQTESAAILKIKESMQEEAKRFEKDPDHPDYFMQ; encoded by the exons ATGTATGCAAAGGGCAAAGGCTCTACGGTACCTTCGGACGCTCAGGCTCGCGAGAAGTTGGCCCTATATGTCTACGAGTACTTACTACATGTCGGGGCTCAGAAAGCGGCGCAGACTTTCCTTTCAGAGATACGATGGGAAAAGAACATAACACTCGGTGAGCCGCCCGGGTTTCTCCATTCGTGGTGGTGTGTTTTTTGGGATCTGTACTGCGCCGCGCCAGAGAGGCGAGACACTTGTGAACACTCATCTGAAGCGAAAGCGTTTCACGATTATGGATTCGTTAACTCTGGATATGGTGTCAATGGCATCGGTCACAACGCTGGCCCGGCGCCTCCAAATGACG gaATGGGCGGAGGTGGTATGCCACCCGGTTTCTTCCCTAACTCTTCACTCCGACCGTCACCGCCCGCCCCACACCCCGGATCACAGCCATCACCTCATGGACCTCAGCCTCAGCTAATGGGAACAGGACAACCATTTATTGGCCCTTGGTATTCTGGTGGACCAAGATCAGCAGTTAGGATGGGCATGGGAAATGATTTTAACGGGCCTCCAG GTCAGGGTATGATGGGCAACTCTCTAGAACGTGGCGGCGGTGGTGGCGGGGGCGGCGCGGGCATGCTGGGCGGGCCGCGCATGACGCCTCCGCGCCCCGGCATGGGCCCCATGAGCCCCGGGGCCTACGCGGCTGGTATGCGCGGCCCTCCACCCCAGGCTCCAG GCGGTGACAACATGTACACGCTGATGAAACCCGTGGGCGCTGGAGCCCTAGGGGCGGAGTTCCCGCTCGCCGTCGAGCACGGGCCCCCGTCGCAGCATCTCTCGCAGCCCTCTGCAGCCGAAG GACTCGGCGGCGTGGACGGCATGAAGTCTTCACCGGGCGGCGTCGGTGGCGGAGGGCCAGGGACACCGAGGGAAGACTCCGGATCCGGAATGGGCGATTATAACTTAA GTTTCGGCGGACCGGGTGGCGATCAGAACGATCAAACTGAATCAGCTGCCATCTTGAAAATAAAGGAGAGTATGCAAGAAGAAGCGAAACGGTTCGAGAAGGATCCAGACCACCCGGACTATTTTATGCAgtga
- the LOC126779556 gene encoding single-stranded DNA-binding protein 4 isoform X1 gives MYAKGKGSTVPSDAQAREKLALYVYEYLLHVGAQKAAQTFLSEIRWEKNITLGEPPGFLHSWWCVFWDLYCAAPERRDTCEHSSEAKAFHDYGFVNSGYGVNGIGHNAGPAPPNDGMGGGGMPPGFFPNSSLRPSPPAPHPGSQPSPHGPQPQLMGTGQPFIGPWYSGGPRSAVRMGMGNDFNGPPGQGMMGNSLERGGGGGGGGAGMLGGPRMTPPRPGMGPMSPGAYAAGMRGPPPQAPGMPPMGMGPRGAWAGGSGGAAGGSAPLNYSGGSPGAYGAPPGSNGPPGPPTPIMPSPQDSSNSGGDNMYTLMKPVGAGALGAEFPLAVEHGPPSQHLSQPSAAEGLGGVDGMKSSPGGVGGGGPGTPREDSGSGMGDYNLSFGGPGGDQNDQTESAAILKIKESMQEEAKRFEKDPDHPDYFMQ, from the exons ATGTATGCAAAGGGCAAAGGCTCTACGGTACCTTCGGACGCTCAGGCTCGCGAGAAGTTGGCCCTATATGTCTACGAGTACTTACTACATGTCGGGGCTCAGAAAGCGGCGCAGACTTTCCTTTCAGAGATACGATGGGAAAAGAACATAACACTCGGTGAGCCGCCCGGGTTTCTCCATTCGTGGTGGTGTGTTTTTTGGGATCTGTACTGCGCCGCGCCAGAGAGGCGAGACACTTGTGAACACTCATCTGAAGCGAAAGCGTTTCACGATTATGGATTCGTTAACTCTGGATATGGTGTCAATGGCATCGGTCACAACGCTGGCCCGGCGCCTCCAAATGACG gaATGGGCGGAGGTGGTATGCCACCCGGTTTCTTCCCTAACTCTTCACTCCGACCGTCACCGCCCGCCCCACACCCCGGATCACAGCCATCACCTCATGGACCTCAGCCTCAGCTAATGGGAACAGGACAACCATTTATTGGCCCTTGGTATTCTGGTGGACCAAGATCAGCAGTTAGGATGGGCATGGGAAATGATTTTAACGGGCCTCCAG GTCAGGGTATGATGGGCAACTCTCTAGAACGTGGCGGCGGTGGTGGCGGGGGCGGCGCGGGCATGCTGGGCGGGCCGCGCATGACGCCTCCGCGCCCCGGCATGGGCCCCATGAGCCCCGGGGCCTACGCGGCTGGTATGCGCGGCCCTCCACCCCAGGCTCCAG GTATGCCACCGATGGGAATGGGGCCGAGGGGTGCATGGGCCGGCGGCAGCGGAGGCGCCGCCGGCGGTTCCGCCCCACTCAACTACAGCGGAGGCTCGCCCGGCGCGTACGGTGCGCCGCCAGGCTCGAACGGTCCCCCTGGGCCTCCCACGCCGATAATGCCAAGCCCCCAGGACTCTTCTAATTCCG GCGGTGACAACATGTACACGCTGATGAAACCCGTGGGCGCTGGAGCCCTAGGGGCGGAGTTCCCGCTCGCCGTCGAGCACGGGCCCCCGTCGCAGCATCTCTCGCAGCCCTCTGCAGCCGAAG GACTCGGCGGCGTGGACGGCATGAAGTCTTCACCGGGCGGCGTCGGTGGCGGAGGGCCAGGGACACCGAGGGAAGACTCCGGATCCGGAATGGGCGATTATAACTTAA GTTTCGGCGGACCGGGTGGCGATCAGAACGATCAAACTGAATCAGCTGCCATCTTGAAAATAAAGGAGAGTATGCAAGAAGAAGCGAAACGGTTCGAGAAGGATCCAGACCACCCGGACTATTTTATGCAgtga
- the LOC126779556 gene encoding single-stranded DNA-binding protein 3 isoform X2: protein MYAKGKGSTVPSDAQAREKLALYVYEYLLHVGAQKAAQTFLSEIRWEKNITLGEPPGFLHSWWCVFWDLYCAAPERRDTCEHSSEAKAFHDYGFVNSGYGVNGIGHNAGPAPPNDGMGGGGMPPGFFPNSSLRPSPPAPHPGSQPSPHGPQPQLMGTGQPFIGPWYSGGPRSAVRMGMGNDFNGPPGQGMMGNSLERGGGGGGGGAGMLGGPRMTPPRPGMGPMSPGAYAAGMRGPPPQAPGMPPMGMGPRGAWAGGSGGAAGGSAPLNYSGGSPGAYGAPPGSNGPPGPPTPIMPSPQDSSNSASRKHNNTISTTTLGPGLGGVDGMKSSPGGVGGGGPGTPREDSGSGMGDYNLSFGGPGGDQNDQTESAAILKIKESMQEEAKRFEKDPDHPDYFMQ from the exons ATGTATGCAAAGGGCAAAGGCTCTACGGTACCTTCGGACGCTCAGGCTCGCGAGAAGTTGGCCCTATATGTCTACGAGTACTTACTACATGTCGGGGCTCAGAAAGCGGCGCAGACTTTCCTTTCAGAGATACGATGGGAAAAGAACATAACACTCGGTGAGCCGCCCGGGTTTCTCCATTCGTGGTGGTGTGTTTTTTGGGATCTGTACTGCGCCGCGCCAGAGAGGCGAGACACTTGTGAACACTCATCTGAAGCGAAAGCGTTTCACGATTATGGATTCGTTAACTCTGGATATGGTGTCAATGGCATCGGTCACAACGCTGGCCCGGCGCCTCCAAATGACG gaATGGGCGGAGGTGGTATGCCACCCGGTTTCTTCCCTAACTCTTCACTCCGACCGTCACCGCCCGCCCCACACCCCGGATCACAGCCATCACCTCATGGACCTCAGCCTCAGCTAATGGGAACAGGACAACCATTTATTGGCCCTTGGTATTCTGGTGGACCAAGATCAGCAGTTAGGATGGGCATGGGAAATGATTTTAACGGGCCTCCAG GTCAGGGTATGATGGGCAACTCTCTAGAACGTGGCGGCGGTGGTGGCGGGGGCGGCGCGGGCATGCTGGGCGGGCCGCGCATGACGCCTCCGCGCCCCGGCATGGGCCCCATGAGCCCCGGGGCCTACGCGGCTGGTATGCGCGGCCCTCCACCCCAGGCTCCAG GTATGCCACCGATGGGAATGGGGCCGAGGGGTGCATGGGCCGGCGGCAGCGGAGGCGCCGCCGGCGGTTCCGCCCCACTCAACTACAGCGGAGGCTCGCCCGGCGCGTACGGTGCGCCGCCAGGCTCGAACGGTCCCCCTGGGCCTCCCACGCCGATAATGCCAAGCCCCCAGGACTCTTCTAATTCCG CATCAcgtaaacacaataataccataTCGACCACAACACTTGGCCCAGGACTCGGCGGCGTGGACGGCATGAAGTCTTCACCGGGCGGCGTCGGTGGCGGAGGGCCAGGGACACCGAGGGAAGACTCCGGATCCGGAATGGGCGATTATAACTTAA GTTTCGGCGGACCGGGTGGCGATCAGAACGATCAAACTGAATCAGCTGCCATCTTGAAAATAAAGGAGAGTATGCAAGAAGAAGCGAAACGGTTCGAGAAGGATCCAGACCACCCGGACTATTTTATGCAgtga
- the LOC126779556 gene encoding single-stranded DNA-binding protein 3 isoform X3: MYAKGKGSTVPSDAQAREKLALYVYEYLLHVGAQKAAQTFLSEIRWEKNITLGEPPGFLHSWWCVFWDLYCAAPERRDTCEHSSEAKAFHDYGFVNSGYGVNGIGHNAGPAPPNDGMGGGGMPPGFFPNSSLRPSPPAPHPGSQPSPHGPQPQLMGTGQPFIGPWYSGGPRSAVRMGMGNDFNGPPGQGMMGNSLERGGGGGGGGAGMLGGPRMTPPRPGMGPMSPGAYAAGMRGPPPQAPGMPPMGMGPRGAWAGGSGGAAGGSAPLNYSGGSPGAYGAPPGSNGPPGPPTPIMPSPQDSSNSGLGGVDGMKSSPGGVGGGGPGTPREDSGSGMGDYNLSFGGPGGDQNDQTESAAILKIKESMQEEAKRFEKDPDHPDYFMQ; this comes from the exons ATGTATGCAAAGGGCAAAGGCTCTACGGTACCTTCGGACGCTCAGGCTCGCGAGAAGTTGGCCCTATATGTCTACGAGTACTTACTACATGTCGGGGCTCAGAAAGCGGCGCAGACTTTCCTTTCAGAGATACGATGGGAAAAGAACATAACACTCGGTGAGCCGCCCGGGTTTCTCCATTCGTGGTGGTGTGTTTTTTGGGATCTGTACTGCGCCGCGCCAGAGAGGCGAGACACTTGTGAACACTCATCTGAAGCGAAAGCGTTTCACGATTATGGATTCGTTAACTCTGGATATGGTGTCAATGGCATCGGTCACAACGCTGGCCCGGCGCCTCCAAATGACG gaATGGGCGGAGGTGGTATGCCACCCGGTTTCTTCCCTAACTCTTCACTCCGACCGTCACCGCCCGCCCCACACCCCGGATCACAGCCATCACCTCATGGACCTCAGCCTCAGCTAATGGGAACAGGACAACCATTTATTGGCCCTTGGTATTCTGGTGGACCAAGATCAGCAGTTAGGATGGGCATGGGAAATGATTTTAACGGGCCTCCAG GTCAGGGTATGATGGGCAACTCTCTAGAACGTGGCGGCGGTGGTGGCGGGGGCGGCGCGGGCATGCTGGGCGGGCCGCGCATGACGCCTCCGCGCCCCGGCATGGGCCCCATGAGCCCCGGGGCCTACGCGGCTGGTATGCGCGGCCCTCCACCCCAGGCTCCAG GTATGCCACCGATGGGAATGGGGCCGAGGGGTGCATGGGCCGGCGGCAGCGGAGGCGCCGCCGGCGGTTCCGCCCCACTCAACTACAGCGGAGGCTCGCCCGGCGCGTACGGTGCGCCGCCAGGCTCGAACGGTCCCCCTGGGCCTCCCACGCCGATAATGCCAAGCCCCCAGGACTCTTCTAATTCCG GACTCGGCGGCGTGGACGGCATGAAGTCTTCACCGGGCGGCGTCGGTGGCGGAGGGCCAGGGACACCGAGGGAAGACTCCGGATCCGGAATGGGCGATTATAACTTAA GTTTCGGCGGACCGGGTGGCGATCAGAACGATCAAACTGAATCAGCTGCCATCTTGAAAATAAAGGAGAGTATGCAAGAAGAAGCGAAACGGTTCGAGAAGGATCCAGACCACCCGGACTATTTTATGCAgtga